Proteins found in one Lycium ferocissimum isolate CSIRO_LF1 chromosome 6, AGI_CSIRO_Lferr_CH_V1, whole genome shotgun sequence genomic segment:
- the LOC132060972 gene encoding uncharacterized protein LOC132060972 translates to MGDLPDDHCNLDTNMIARVLVGDIGKNPRFPIKDCITAVLKVYSKTVTRRKAYLGRRRAHEIVYGNWEGSFKKLPRYMAALQHFNHVLLLNGSSNRSLVCPVIFLSLCFGHSNHALMVLLIVGL, encoded by the exons atgggtgacctcccagatgatcattgcaatctagatacCAATATGATTGCTCGTGTATTAGTTGGTGATATTGGAAAAAACCCAAG GTTccctattaaagattgtattacaGCCGTCCTGAAAGTATATAGCAAAACTGTTACTAGGAGGAAGGCGTATCTTGGGCGTAGGCGTGCACATGAGATAGTCTACGGcaattgggagggctctttcaagaagttgccgagatacatggcggctctacaacacttcaatcatgtcttgttgttgaatggaagctcGAATCGAAGCCTGGTGTGCCCGGTAATATTTTtgagtttgtgttttgggcattcaaaccatgcattgatggttttgctcattgtCGGCCTGTAA